ACAAATTTCAGTATCTGCTGAAAGCTCTTAACCTTATAAACAGGCTGCCCGGCACTTCAATTGTCTCGCTTTCGCCCGTCTATGAAACTTTTCCTTATGGCGTGACAAGTCAGGATGAATTTCTGAATATGGCTGTTGCGGTTTTTTCAGAATTGACTCCGGGAAAGCTCCTGACGGAACTGAAAAACATCGAACAACAGACAGGACGCGTCGAGCGGGAAAGATGGCATGAAAGGGAAATCGATATTGACATACTCCTCTTCGGTGACCTGGAAATGGACGAGCCTGACCTCAAAATACCTCACAGGGAGTTGCTGAAAAGAGACTTTTTTATACTGCCACTTCTTGATCTCGAACCCGGCATATCCCTCCCCGGCACCGGTATATTTTTGAAGGATCTGGAAATAACAGTGAAGAAACCGTATATTAAGGGCTTGAACAGGAAATTTTTTGAAATCAAAAATGGTTTGGTTTGCCTGAATGAGCAGTGATATCAATTATATAGCAGTTGAAGGCGTGATTGGAGCCGGAAAAACCTCACTTGTAAGAAAACTGCAACAAAAATTAAACGCCAGGATGATTCTTGAGAATCACGATGAGAATCCTTTTCTTGCAAAATTCTACAAAAACAGGAAACGGTACGCTTTTCAGACTCAGATGTTTTTCCTGATCAGCAGATATAAGCAGCTCGAGGATCTTCGCGAAGAATCAATCTTCTCCAATCATATAGTCTCCGACTACATTTTCGAAAAAGATCTCCTTTTTGCCTGGTTGAATCTCGACAAAGAAGAATTACGGCTTTACAATGAGATTTTTCCCAAACTTGCACAGAACCTTCGGAAGCCGGATCTTGTTGTATATCTAAAGGCTGACATCGATCGTCTGCTTGCCAATATCAGAAGGCGAAACAGAAGCTACGAACTGGATATGGACGAAGGTTACATCGCAGACCTATCAGACCTCTACAGCGAATATTTTTTAAGATATGACAAAACTCCTCTCCTGATTGTAAACTCTACGGAGATAGATTTTGTTAATAATGAGAATGACTTTGAAGATCTTTACAAACAGATTTTCAGAGAAGATCGAACACGAATTGAGTATTTTCATCCCGAAGGCAAGGCTTTATTGTGAGAAAAATATTTTTGGTTTTAACCGGCATACTGATGTTTTATGCAGTCCGGATTTTATTCAAGAGACTAAAACGGACAGCGGACGGCCACTCCTACAAAGAGAGAATGCGCGAACCACAAACCGTTCTTTCAGGTGGCAAGGGGAGATCGTTTCAGACAGACCGGGTTATCGAGGATGCTGAATTCACCGAAATAAGCGGTGATTCTGTAAAGTAGTCTATGAACAGATTTGCCGGGGCATTCTACCGTCTTTTTTTTTCACCACTTCCTTACAAACCGGAATTTGAAAAAGACCCGCGAAAAATACTTATAATCAGACAGCACAACCAGCTTGGTGATCTTCTCGCGAGCAGTTCCCTTTTCAGGGCGCTTAAGAAGAAGTTCCCCCTCTCCCACATTACACTTATTGTCAGTCCTGCAAATAAAGATGCGGTAACGAAAAATAAATTCATCGACAGAGTGATTGTTTTCGAGAAGGCAAGGCATCTTAATCCGGTCGAGTTTTTCCGTTTCATGTCCGTCCTGCGGGAAGGGTACGACTGGGTACTGGTGCCGGTCACAGTTTCAATTTCATTCACAAGCAATTTAATGGCAGGTATTGCGAAAGGGAGGCTGAAAGCGGGAGCCAACTGGCTTGACGGAAAGTATAACGAATCGGCGTTTTTCTTCAATAAAAAAATAAATCTCGACTGGCGTTTACAGCCCGACCTTCACATCGCCGAAAGGATTCTCGATATTGTGAAACCACTCGGTGTCGAGC
This is a stretch of genomic DNA from Bacteroidota bacterium. It encodes these proteins:
- the folK gene encoding 2-amino-4-hydroxy-6-hydroxymethyldihydropteridine diphosphokinase, whose product is MFLALGSNRGDKFQYLLKALNLINRLPGTSIVSLSPVYETFPYGVTSQDEFLNMAVAVFSELTPGKLLTELKNIEQQTGRVERERWHEREIDIDILLFGDLEMDEPDLKIPHRELLKRDFFILPLLDLEPGISLPGTGIFLKDLEITVKKPYIKGLNRKFFEIKNGLVCLNEQ
- a CDS encoding deoxynucleoside kinase; this encodes MSSDINYIAVEGVIGAGKTSLVRKLQQKLNARMILENHDENPFLAKFYKNRKRYAFQTQMFFLISRYKQLEDLREESIFSNHIVSDYIFEKDLLFAWLNLDKEELRLYNEIFPKLAQNLRKPDLVVYLKADIDRLLANIRRRNRSYELDMDEGYIADLSDLYSEYFLRYDKTPLLIVNSTEIDFVNNENDFEDLYKQIFREDRTRIEYFHPEGKALL